A genomic segment from Yimella sp. cx-51 encodes:
- a CDS encoding GNAT family N-acetyltransferase: protein MSLPDYEIRRPTLDDADDLGHAHVQIWREAYDGLMDPAALAALDPRKRADRWRTIIAGTPPERRTFIARHLPTGAVAGFVTVDVARDDDAPTVMELWAINLLAAHHGTGLAQALLDEALGAQDAYLWVVDGNDRAQAFYRRNGFVDDGGRKRDDDLGVNEVRMTRSTRKPLQR from the coding sequence ATGAGCCTGCCGGACTACGAAATCCGCCGACCGACGCTCGATGACGCGGATGACTTGGGACACGCCCATGTGCAGATCTGGCGTGAGGCCTACGACGGCTTGATGGATCCAGCTGCTCTGGCGGCTCTTGATCCCCGCAAACGTGCTGACCGTTGGCGCACGATCATCGCGGGCACCCCACCGGAACGCCGCACGTTCATCGCCCGACACCTGCCCACCGGCGCAGTGGCGGGATTCGTCACGGTCGACGTCGCGCGTGACGACGACGCACCGACGGTGATGGAACTCTGGGCGATCAATCTCCTTGCGGCACATCACGGCACGGGTCTTGCTCAGGCACTGCTCGACGAAGCGCTCGGGGCGCAGGACGCCTATCTCTGGGTCGTCGACGGCAACGACCGGGCGCAGGCCTTCTACCGGCGTAACGGCTTCGTCGACGACGGCGGCCGCAAACGCGATGACGACCTCGGAGTGAACGAGGTCCGGATGACGCGTTCGACGAGGAAGCCACTACAGCGGTAG
- a CDS encoding AAA family ATPase, translating into MTELLDETGRLFVITGIGGAGKTTIGRELAGALPRAVFIDGDTIAGVVVSGAVPMTEPPKLAAIEQLLLRFAGALTLADVYRNAGFDVVIADTVIGCYLDDFLELADPEPVHLVVLHPSVEVITERDAARRHKTDHDGATLDGQWLALEHETERLGLWIDSSHHSVAKTVTHILRNLDEALIVPAG; encoded by the coding sequence GTGACTGAACTCCTCGACGAGACCGGCCGATTGTTCGTCATCACCGGCATCGGTGGCGCAGGCAAGACAACCATCGGGCGCGAGCTGGCTGGCGCGCTACCTCGGGCGGTCTTCATCGACGGCGACACCATCGCAGGGGTCGTGGTCAGTGGAGCGGTGCCGATGACCGAGCCGCCGAAGCTCGCGGCCATCGAACAGTTGCTCCTTCGTTTCGCGGGTGCGTTGACGCTCGCCGATGTGTATCGCAACGCGGGCTTCGACGTCGTGATCGCCGACACTGTCATCGGCTGCTACCTCGATGACTTCCTCGAGCTTGCCGACCCGGAACCGGTGCACCTCGTGGTCCTGCATCCGAGCGTCGAGGTGATCACCGAGCGAGACGCGGCCCGCCGCCACAAGACCGACCACGACGGCGCGACCCTGGACGGGCAGTGGCTCGCGCTCGAGCACGAGACCGAGCGTCTCGGCCTCTGGATCGACAGCAGCCACCACTCGGTGGCCAAGACGGTTACGCACATCCTGCGCAACCTCGACGAGGCCCTCATCGTCCCCGCCGGATGA
- a CDS encoding esterase family protein, with translation MTPVSGERVQLQVPGTGESLGVIRHGHFGRPVLVFPSEAGRAEDFANNGMVAAVQDLVDAGRVSFFCVDSLDGWTWSANEQPTEERARRHQLYNRWLEEAVLPYIEHELGGRLPIITTGVSMGAYHAVHFALTHAHLVSLGIGMSGNYDVTTWHGWGEQGEATYFANPMHYVAGMDGDHLHWIQQAASVLLVVGEGPFEWEPTRSLPSTRQFAAVLERKGIPHELDVWGHDSAHDWPWWQKQLAHHLPRFC, from the coding sequence ATGACTCCTGTGTCAGGTGAACGCGTACAACTGCAGGTGCCGGGGACAGGCGAGTCGCTCGGTGTGATCCGGCACGGCCACTTCGGCCGTCCCGTGCTGGTCTTCCCGAGTGAAGCCGGACGAGCCGAAGACTTCGCGAACAACGGCATGGTCGCCGCCGTACAGGACCTCGTCGATGCCGGTCGGGTCAGCTTCTTCTGCGTCGACTCCCTCGACGGCTGGACCTGGTCGGCCAACGAACAACCGACCGAGGAGAGAGCGCGCCGCCATCAGCTCTACAACCGCTGGCTCGAGGAGGCGGTGCTGCCGTACATCGAGCACGAGCTCGGTGGTCGACTGCCGATCATCACCACGGGTGTGTCGATGGGGGCGTACCACGCGGTGCATTTCGCGCTCACGCACGCACACCTGGTCTCGCTCGGCATCGGGATGTCCGGCAACTACGACGTCACCACTTGGCACGGCTGGGGCGAGCAGGGCGAGGCCACCTATTTCGCCAACCCCATGCATTACGTAGCGGGCATGGACGGCGACCACCTGCACTGGATCCAGCAGGCCGCGTCCGTGCTGCTCGTCGTCGGCGAGGGCCCCTTCGAATGGGAGCCGACGCGATCGCTGCCTTCCACCCGCCAGTTCGCAGCAGTGTTGGAACGCAAGGGTATTCCGCACGAGCTGGACGTCTGGGGTCACGACAGTGCCCACGACTGGCCCTGGTGGCAAAAGCAATTGGCCCATCATCTGCCGCGGTTCTGCTGA
- a CDS encoding esterase family protein, with translation MPTLRLDDPAGEWSGVRLDAGPFSAVCRRRAGGWERQIDDRQIWRLEYRFEVTAAGRKRTVYLPDPLAQNQIDSPFGTRSVWQRADYAPPSWLDQPALPGDCETLRLPSALSAPLTVRLWSPDGLRPGDDAPLLWAHDGSDYRDRARLGHWAGVRIGDGSLPPFRIAYADAPRRMQWYSGSDRYLRSVSRGLTALTETYPTTPGIAVIGASLGGLTSMLVAQRDKRVAAVFAQSGSFFTGQPFDKDNQPWRWFTRVSGLVSGLAQRPPRQCPVVGMTCGLAEGNFDNNQAMATTLGDLGLDVRFLGHPDLHNWTNWRDSLEPILPNLLREAWSAVG, from the coding sequence GTGCCCACCCTTCGGCTGGACGACCCGGCTGGCGAATGGTCCGGGGTCCGACTGGACGCCGGACCGTTCAGCGCGGTTTGTCGTCGCCGTGCCGGAGGATGGGAGCGCCAGATCGACGACCGGCAGATCTGGCGGCTGGAGTACCGCTTCGAGGTGACGGCCGCCGGCAGGAAACGCACGGTCTACCTGCCGGACCCGTTGGCGCAGAACCAGATCGATTCGCCCTTCGGGACGCGATCGGTGTGGCAGCGCGCCGACTACGCTCCGCCGTCGTGGCTCGACCAACCCGCCCTGCCCGGAGACTGCGAGACGTTGCGTCTGCCGTCCGCGTTGTCGGCTCCGCTCACGGTGCGACTGTGGTCGCCGGACGGCCTGCGCCCCGGTGACGACGCACCGTTGCTGTGGGCGCATGACGGCAGCGACTACCGCGACAGGGCCCGGCTCGGCCACTGGGCGGGTGTGCGCATCGGCGACGGCAGCCTGCCGCCTTTCCGTATCGCCTATGCCGATGCGCCCCGCCGCATGCAGTGGTACTCCGGCTCCGATCGGTACCTGCGCTCGGTGAGCCGAGGTCTGACCGCGCTCACCGAGACCTACCCGACCACGCCAGGCATCGCGGTCATCGGCGCGAGCCTGGGCGGACTGACCTCCATGCTCGTGGCCCAGCGCGACAAGCGCGTCGCAGCTGTCTTCGCCCAGTCAGGCAGCTTCTTCACCGGTCAGCCCTTCGACAAGGACAACCAGCCGTGGCGTTGGTTCACCCGCGTGAGCGGTCTGGTGAGTGGTCTCGCACAGCGGCCGCCGAGGCAGTGTCCGGTCGTTGGAATGACCTGCGGCCTGGCCGAAGGCAACTTCGACAACAACCAGGCGATGGCAACAACGCTGGGTGATCTCGGCCTCGACGTGCGTTTCCTCGGGCATCCAGACCTGCACAACTGGACCAACTGGCGCGACAGTCTCGAACCAATCCTGCCGAACCTGCTGCGCGAGGCATGGAGTGCGGTTGGATGA
- a CDS encoding RimK family alpha-L-glutamate ligase, translated as MPEHLIGLLLGAEEDWPQAFEELVRRVGPVTAPDGTTHEIRSERLTIEPFNLRDKPRTDLVIDRLAHWYYHPREWLKKIALMDDVYLMNSPFTFQAMEKHAAYCALMRLGMNVPETVLVPYKNPIDNVRWAYTSSKYNRSFDLPSVAAELGYPMFMKPFDGGAWRGVSMIRDERDLSSAYDDSGEMLMHLQKAVDGYEVFARALTIGPETMVMKFRPDEPMHNRYEVAYDFLTPDVGAETRTIAQTVNAFFRWEFNSCEMLVKDGVVYPIDYANACPDVAITSLHYYFPWAIKSLLKWSIFCMVTGRKASTMVDTAPWFEVGDSDHAYEHKLGEYQKLADAHFETEKYREFVDKSLGHVDEMVLDWVLSDDFDRLLVETVRSTYPAHEHDKFLGHFRGLTGLWAKDEGKILG; from the coding sequence ATGCCCGAACACCTCATCGGTCTGCTGCTCGGAGCGGAAGAAGACTGGCCGCAGGCCTTCGAGGAGTTGGTGCGCCGCGTCGGGCCGGTCACCGCACCCGACGGCACCACACACGAGATCCGTTCGGAGCGCCTCACCATCGAGCCGTTCAACCTGCGCGACAAGCCGCGTACCGATCTGGTGATCGACCGGTTGGCGCACTGGTACTACCACCCACGCGAGTGGCTGAAGAAGATCGCGCTGATGGACGACGTCTACCTGATGAACTCACCCTTCACCTTCCAGGCGATGGAGAAGCACGCCGCGTACTGTGCGCTCATGCGGCTGGGCATGAACGTGCCCGAGACGGTCCTGGTGCCCTACAAGAACCCGATCGACAACGTGCGCTGGGCCTACACCTCCAGCAAGTACAACCGGTCGTTCGACCTGCCCTCTGTCGCAGCCGAACTCGGCTACCCGATGTTCATGAAGCCCTTCGACGGTGGCGCCTGGCGTGGTGTGTCGATGATCCGCGACGAGCGTGATCTGAGCTCGGCCTACGACGACTCGGGCGAGATGCTCATGCACCTGCAGAAGGCAGTGGACGGCTACGAGGTCTTCGCCCGTGCGCTCACCATCGGCCCGGAGACGATGGTGATGAAGTTCCGCCCGGACGAGCCGATGCACAATCGGTACGAGGTGGCCTACGACTTCCTCACCCCCGACGTCGGGGCCGAGACCCGCACGATCGCCCAGACGGTGAACGCCTTCTTCCGGTGGGAGTTCAACAGCTGCGAGATGTTGGTCAAGGACGGTGTCGTCTACCCGATCGACTACGCCAACGCCTGCCCGGACGTCGCGATCACCTCCCTGCACTACTACTTCCCGTGGGCGATCAAGTCGCTGCTGAAGTGGTCGATCTTCTGCATGGTCACCGGCCGCAAGGCCAGCACGATGGTCGACACCGCCCCGTGGTTCGAGGTCGGCGACTCCGACCACGCCTACGAGCACAAGCTGGGGGAATACCAGAAGCTGGCCGACGCCCACTTCGAGACCGAGAAGTATCGCGAGTTCGTCGACAAGAGTTTGGGTCATGTCGACGAAATGGTGCTCGACTGGGTGCTTTCCGACGACTTCGACCGGTTGCTCGTCGAAACGGTGCGCTCCACCTACCCGGCGCACGAACACGACAAGTTCCTCGGTCACTTCCGCGGACTCACCGGGCTCTGGGCCAAGGACGAGGGCAAGATCCTCGGCTGA
- a CDS encoding cytochrome P450 has product MRPDPKRAVRWGLEHALPRQLVRVAARRGDLQAQLFFAAEEHDTAELAGEFDRVRQAGSLAATRMGFITVDHAVVREVLSSNDMRTGFPLAEDSKVTKALRWAKFGYIHPLRPPSLLATEPPDHTRYRKLVTRVFTARAVEALRPQVQSIAEGLLDDLAEESVVDLASGYCAKLPVIVISQILGVPEDEHDYVLELGAGAAPSLDFGLSWKAAGDVERSLQRFDSWLDQHIERLRREPGDNLMSQLIAARDEEGGLDEIELKSIAGLVLAAGFETTVNLMSNAIALFADNPGQLALLRDDPSLWGNAVDEALRIDPPVLLTARSAVRNTRIAGKLVSEQHMVTTVLAGANRDPEVFPDPHRFDVARDNAREHLSFSGGRHFCLGAALARMEAEIGLRTLYERYPHLEVLPGRTRRTTRVLRGFEHLPARLGTSASIAVS; this is encoded by the coding sequence ATGAGGCCAGATCCGAAACGGGCAGTGCGATGGGGACTGGAGCACGCGCTCCCACGTCAGTTGGTGCGGGTGGCTGCCCGACGTGGCGATCTGCAGGCACAGCTGTTCTTCGCCGCTGAGGAGCACGACACCGCCGAACTCGCAGGGGAGTTCGACCGTGTTCGGCAGGCCGGCTCCCTGGCCGCAACTCGAATGGGTTTCATCACCGTCGACCACGCGGTGGTCCGCGAAGTGCTCTCCAGCAATGACATGCGCACCGGCTTCCCGTTGGCCGAGGACAGCAAGGTCACCAAGGCGCTGCGATGGGCGAAGTTCGGGTACATCCATCCGCTGCGGCCGCCGTCGTTGCTGGCCACCGAGCCGCCTGATCACACCCGTTACCGCAAGCTCGTGACGAGGGTTTTCACTGCGCGGGCAGTGGAGGCGTTGAGGCCGCAGGTGCAGAGCATTGCCGAAGGCCTGCTGGACGATTTGGCCGAGGAGTCGGTGGTCGACCTGGCATCCGGCTACTGCGCCAAGCTCCCGGTGATCGTCATCTCGCAGATCCTCGGGGTGCCCGAGGACGAACACGACTACGTGCTCGAACTCGGTGCCGGAGCAGCGCCGAGTCTGGATTTCGGACTGTCGTGGAAGGCTGCCGGCGACGTCGAGCGCTCGCTGCAGCGCTTCGATTCCTGGCTCGACCAGCACATCGAGCGGCTGCGTCGTGAGCCGGGTGACAACCTGATGAGCCAGCTCATCGCTGCGCGTGATGAAGAGGGCGGGCTCGATGAGATCGAGCTGAAGTCGATCGCCGGTCTTGTGTTGGCGGCCGGGTTCGAGACCACCGTCAACCTCATGAGCAACGCCATTGCGCTGTTCGCTGACAACCCCGGACAACTGGCGCTCCTGCGCGATGACCCCTCGCTGTGGGGCAACGCGGTGGACGAGGCGCTGCGCATCGATCCGCCGGTGCTGCTCACCGCACGGTCGGCCGTCCGCAACACCCGCATCGCCGGCAAGCTCGTGTCCGAGCAGCACATGGTCACCACCGTGCTCGCGGGCGCCAATCGTGATCCCGAGGTGTTTCCCGACCCGCATCGATTCGACGTCGCGCGCGACAACGCCCGTGAGCATCTCTCCTTCTCCGGCGGCCGCCACTTCTGCCTGGGCGCAGCCCTGGCCCGGATGGAGGCGGAGATCGGTCTGCGCACGCTGTACGAGAGGTATCCGCACCTCGAGGTGCTGCCAGGGCGCACCCGGCGAACCACTCGGGTGCTGCGCGGATTCGAGCATCTCCCGGCCAGGTTGGGCACGTCCGCGTCGATCGCGGTCAGCTGA
- the pgm gene encoding phosphoglucomutase (alpha-D-glucose-1,6-bisphosphate-dependent), which yields MSHERAGQVAQPSDLVDIAHLVTAYYAVEPDPENLDQQVAFGTSGHRGSSLKAAFNEAHILATTQAIVDYRREQGFDGPLFIGRDTHALSEPAWVSALEVLVAGGVEVLVDDRDGYTPTPAVSHAILRANRGRTTGSGLADGIVVTPSHNPPADGGFKYNPPHGGPADSDATKVIAAAANDYLRAGLRGVERVPFARARATVGEYDFLGNYVDDLPNVVDLQRIKDAGVRIGADPLGGASVAYWGEIADRHGLDLTVVNPLVDPTWRFMTLDWDGKIRMDCSSPYAMASLIAQRERYDIATGNDADADRHGIVTPDAGLMNPNHYLAVAIQYLYGGARPGWKSDRVGKTLVSSSMIDRVVESIGATLWEVPVGFKWFVPGLLDGSVGFGGEESAGASFLRTDGTVWTTDKDGILLALLASEILAATGKSPSSHYADLTAKFGSPAYERIDAAANREQKAKLGALSPDDVPADSVAGEPITAKLTSAPGNDAAVGGLKVTTGSAWFAARPSGTEDVYKIYAESFQGPEHLAQVQAEAKQIVDSALS from the coding sequence ATGAGCCACGAACGCGCCGGTCAGGTCGCCCAGCCCTCGGATCTGGTCGACATCGCCCACCTGGTCACGGCCTACTACGCCGTCGAACCCGACCCGGAGAACCTCGACCAACAGGTTGCGTTCGGCACCTCGGGCCATCGCGGCTCGTCGCTGAAGGCGGCGTTCAACGAGGCACACATCCTGGCGACCACCCAGGCGATCGTTGACTACCGCCGCGAGCAGGGTTTCGACGGTCCGTTGTTCATCGGCCGTGACACCCACGCCCTGTCGGAACCGGCGTGGGTGTCGGCCTTGGAGGTGCTCGTCGCCGGCGGCGTCGAGGTGCTGGTCGACGACCGGGACGGCTACACCCCCACACCCGCCGTCTCACACGCGATCCTTCGCGCCAACAGGGGTCGCACGACCGGCTCGGGCCTGGCTGACGGCATCGTGGTGACCCCGTCACACAACCCTCCGGCAGACGGTGGTTTCAAGTACAACCCGCCGCACGGCGGGCCGGCAGACAGTGATGCCACCAAGGTGATCGCGGCGGCCGCCAACGACTACCTGCGCGCTGGGCTGCGCGGCGTCGAACGCGTGCCTTTCGCTCGGGCCCGGGCGACGGTCGGCGAGTACGACTTCCTCGGCAACTACGTGGATGACCTGCCGAATGTCGTTGACCTGCAGCGCATCAAGGACGCAGGTGTGCGAATCGGAGCCGATCCGCTGGGCGGTGCATCGGTCGCCTATTGGGGCGAGATCGCAGATCGCCACGGCCTCGACCTGACCGTCGTCAACCCGCTGGTCGATCCCACCTGGCGATTCATGACGCTCGACTGGGACGGCAAGATCAGGATGGACTGCTCCTCGCCGTATGCCATGGCATCACTGATCGCCCAGCGCGAGAGGTACGACATCGCCACGGGCAACGACGCCGACGCCGATCGCCACGGCATCGTCACTCCCGATGCCGGTCTGATGAACCCCAACCACTACCTCGCGGTCGCGATCCAATACCTCTACGGCGGTGCGCGTCCGGGCTGGAAGAGCGATCGAGTGGGCAAGACGCTGGTCTCCTCCTCGATGATCGACCGTGTCGTGGAGTCGATCGGTGCAACCCTGTGGGAGGTGCCGGTCGGGTTCAAGTGGTTCGTACCAGGCCTGCTCGACGGTTCGGTCGGGTTCGGTGGCGAGGAGTCAGCCGGCGCATCCTTCCTGCGCACCGACGGCACCGTCTGGACCACCGACAAGGACGGCATCCTGCTGGCGCTGCTCGCCTCGGAGATCCTGGCCGCGACAGGTAAGTCGCCCAGCAGCCACTACGCCGACCTCACGGCGAAGTTCGGCTCGCCCGCCTACGAGCGAATCGACGCTGCGGCCAATCGTGAGCAGAAGGCGAAGTTGGGCGCGTTGTCACCTGATGACGTACCGGCCGATTCCGTTGCTGGCGAACCGATCACGGCCAAGCTGACCTCTGCACCGGGTAACGACGCAGCGGTCGGCGGGCTCAAGGTGACCACCGGTTCGGCATGGTTCGCCGCGCGTCCCTCAGGCACTGAGGACGTCTACAAGATCTATGCCGAGTCGTTCCAAGGGCCGGAGCATCTGGCGCAGGTGCAGGCCGAAGCGAAGCAGATCGTCGACTCCGCCCTCTCCTGA
- a CDS encoding SigE family RNA polymerase sigma factor, with the protein MKPAHEVEFTQFVNASSPRLTHLAWLLCGDEHRAHDLVQEALERVCMRWSRLRTEQPHAYARRIVVNLHTDEWRRRRRELVTLDGSLPERCEAASPSDDRLLLTRLLQSLPQRERQVVVLRHYVDLSEREVADLLGVSIGTVKSSASRGLATLRAELALQQKEMTR; encoded by the coding sequence ATGAAACCGGCGCACGAAGTGGAGTTCACGCAGTTCGTGAACGCCTCCTCACCGCGGCTCACGCATCTCGCGTGGCTGTTGTGCGGCGATGAGCATCGCGCACACGATCTCGTCCAGGAAGCGCTCGAACGCGTCTGCATGCGCTGGTCGCGGCTGCGCACGGAACAGCCCCATGCCTACGCGCGACGGATCGTCGTCAACCTGCATACGGACGAGTGGCGGCGCCGACGCCGTGAGTTGGTGACACTCGACGGATCTCTGCCGGAGCGCTGCGAGGCGGCGAGTCCATCCGACGACAGGCTGCTGCTCACCCGCCTGCTGCAGTCGTTGCCTCAGCGCGAGCGACAGGTCGTGGTGCTCCGGCACTACGTCGACCTGTCCGAGCGCGAGGTCGCTGACCTGCTCGGCGTGAGCATCGGAACGGTCAAGAGTTCGGCGTCACGGGGCTTGGCCACGTTGCGAGCCGAACTGGCCCTACAGCAGAAGGAGATGACCCGATGA
- a CDS encoding tetratricopeptide repeat protein: MSNTPLNAAALRGAVDLSSLAKPARPTAPPAGMPTAADGQSYVVEVDDRTFGDAAQQSMQVPVILALWSSSQPQSREHVDALATMVNSYGGRMLLAVADITHALQLRQALQVQQVPMVLAIIGGQPLPLYVGEQPQDQVRGVLDQVLQAAQQNGITGRVEGAAAPAASETEADQPDEAFDENHEKAFAAIEAGDYDAAITAYQAALQANPDDEDARLGMGQVTLLKRTEGIDLNTARAEAAASPTDVAKQTIVADLDVLGGHIEDAFTRLIDLVKATAGDDRNQAREHLIGLFDVVGSHDPRVKKARTALMSALY; encoded by the coding sequence ATGTCTAACACTCCGCTGAACGCTGCCGCCCTGCGCGGTGCCGTCGATCTGTCGTCGCTGGCCAAACCGGCGCGTCCGACCGCTCCGCCGGCCGGAATGCCCACCGCCGCGGACGGGCAGTCCTATGTCGTCGAGGTCGACGACCGTACTTTCGGCGATGCTGCCCAGCAGTCGATGCAGGTGCCGGTGATCCTCGCTCTCTGGTCGTCCTCCCAGCCGCAGAGCCGCGAGCACGTCGACGCCCTCGCAACCATGGTCAATTCCTACGGCGGACGCATGCTGCTCGCTGTCGCCGACATCACCCACGCACTGCAGTTGCGCCAGGCGCTGCAGGTGCAGCAGGTGCCGATGGTGTTGGCGATCATCGGTGGTCAGCCGTTGCCTCTGTATGTCGGGGAGCAGCCGCAGGACCAGGTGCGAGGTGTGCTCGACCAGGTGCTGCAGGCTGCCCAGCAGAACGGCATCACCGGCCGGGTCGAGGGTGCTGCGGCACCGGCGGCCTCCGAGACCGAAGCAGACCAGCCGGACGAAGCGTTCGACGAGAATCACGAGAAGGCCTTTGCCGCCATCGAGGCCGGCGACTACGACGCCGCCATCACCGCCTACCAGGCTGCGCTGCAAGCCAATCCCGACGACGAGGACGCACGTCTGGGCATGGGCCAGGTGACGCTGCTGAAGCGCACCGAAGGCATCGACCTCAACACCGCGCGCGCCGAGGCGGCTGCCTCGCCCACCGATGTCGCCAAGCAAACGATCGTGGCCGATCTCGACGTCCTCGGCGGTCACATCGAGGACGCCTTCACGCGGCTGATCGATCTGGTGAAGGCCACCGCGGGCGATGACCGCAACCAGGCGCGTGAGCACCTGATCGGCCTCTTCGACGTCGTCGGGTCCCACGACCCCCGGGTGAAGAAGGCACGCACCGCGTTGATGTCGGCGCTCTACTGA